The Barnesiella intestinihominis YIT 11860 DNA window GCTTGGTCTGCTCAATATTTTGTTCGTAAACCTTCAATATATTCCGATGTTTAAACAGATCGAAATAGTATCCGGCAAGCAGAAACCTCACTTTATTCCGGTCCTTCTCCCAGTCGAGCCGAGCACTCTCCTCTTGTAATCGGGCTATCTGTATACCGTTGGAAACGGCCCCACCAGAATAAATCACTTGTGAAACTTCCAAAGCGAAATTATTCCCCAAATGGGGAATGGGAGCCCGTTCCATTTGGGTGAAATCACGCTCCATCAACGTACCGTCACCCAGATAACTGAACGAAAGCGATGCCCTTATATCGGGCAACTTGTCGTTCTTAGCGACCCTCACTGCTTCACGGGCCTCATCAATAGCTGTGACGGAAGGCCGTAGCGATTTGCTGTTACGATCGGCCAACGAGAACATCTCCTCCATAGTAACGACCTGTCTAACATGTTCCTGCGCACATACACCTTTCACACATAGCGACGCATATAACATCGCTATGGACAAATTGAATTTGTTCATTCGTTATAAATTATGAATTAAAAAATAGATTTAATAAAATGTATCGACTGCGTAATTGATTAATCGGAATTAGCCATTCCCCACTGATGAAAAAATTCGAGTTTTGTCAATACATTATTCAAGAAAAAATAAAATGCAGTTTGTATGTTTCTTATCATCGAATACGTGAGGCTGTATGACCCCGTCCGGGTGCAAAGGTAGAAAAAATATCGTTCTTAACGATAATTTTTACTGCCCTTTTCTTTTATGAAAAGGATAATAAAAGAATGCATGCATTACTTCTTTTAATCGGTATAGATACCTTAATCCTCTTCCCTGCCGTTCCCGTAGCCTTATGGGGTGTTTTGTTATCAAACAAATATAGAACGAAGTGTCACAGAAAGACCCTAAAAAGAGAAGTCTCGGGAAACGGATTCCAACCGTTATTCTAATCAATCAAAAGGGACTACCCAATCATCAGCTTGCACGGCTTCGAAGCAGAGGACGATTTGCTCGCGAGTAACTTTGTCCTCAGAGAGTGGCGGCAGTTCGTCCAAAGCGAAATAGGCACTACCCTGTGTTTCTATATTGGGACGGAACGAGCCGCCTTTGATTTCGCACAAGACAAAGGCTTTATATACGTTATAGGCATAGGGCGGACGGTTATGGAGATTGCGATCTTGCAAAGCAAGCAGACGGACAGCCTCGACTTCGAGCCCAGCTTCTTCGAGCACCTCTTTCTCGGTATTGGTTTTGACGGTTTGGTTCACATCGACCCACCCTCCGGGCAACGACCACGTACCGTCCCTCTCCTCGACCAACAGGATTTTTCCGTCTTGAAAAATAGCAGCCCTCGTATCGAGTTTGGGAGTCTGGAATCCGGTCTCGCCACAAAAAAGATCCGTCACTCGTTCAAAAGACAATCCGGTCTGCCGACTCACTATCTCCGCCGAAATTTCGCGTATTCGTTGAAACCGCTCCAAATCGAACGGATCTTTTGAATAGGTCAAACCCGCTTGTGCGATAAACTGTAATTCTTTGGCCCAATCGAGCCATACCAAACTCTCTTCCTGTCGTTTTTCCATGATACTCGTTTTGCTATTATACATATATTAAACGGCAAATCCAGCCGAATAGTGTATAGGATAAACAGTCTCTTTCCCAAACCATACCACCGCTAACGACACGTATATGATATTTCTTTTGACTTTAAAGACCTCAATACCTCCCCCTGCGACCCCTTCCATATCTATTCTACCCAACCCCATGATGCTACGGGAAACGGCAGATAAGGAGTTATCAATATTATTTTTTCCCTCGCAAAAAGGAGTAGTTTGAGAACCGACACATCGAAAAACCGAGTTAAATTTTACTTTTTATTTTCTTGTTTTCTAAAAAATAAGTATGTTCGCCAACGCAAAAAATTCATCAGATGATATTATCATAAGACTTATTATGGATATAAATACAACCATTCAAAAGAAATCGCTCGCAGAGGAAGTCTCCTCCCTAATCAGGGAACAAATAAACGACGGGAAATTGACCAAGGGAGAAAAGCTACCTACCGAACCGGAGCTAATGAAGCTGTTCGGCGTAGGGCGCTCCACTGTACGAGAAGCCATCAAAATGCTTGTAAACATGGGATACTTGAGTGTACAACAGGGACGGGGTACTTTCGTGGAAAGCGTTACAGAAACCAATGAACCATTCCACCAACGATTGAAACGAGCAGACATACAGGAACTGCGGGAGGTACGGGACATCATCGAGGCTCCCATTGCCCGACTGGCCGCACAAAGGAGAACAAAGATCGATCTGGAAAATATGAAACGATATATCCAAGAAAGAGGAGAAGCCGCAAAATCGGGCGACGTCGGACGGTGTATCGCCGCCGACATAAATTTTCATAGCTCGATAGCCCGAGCTACGCATAACGAGATATTGTCCGAGCTTTACCACAGCATGACGGTTCACCTTACCTCCGGATACGACTACATTTATGAGGACACCACTTATCTTATGAAATCGCAACCGCTGCACGAAAGGCTGTTGCACCACATCGAAACAGGAAATATAGAGTCGGCCATGCGAGCGGCCAAACTATTATGGAAGGACGTAAACATAGAAAAGGAATCCGATGAAGAGCATTTTAATTAAACTCAAAGGGCATCCCCATGTCCAAAAAGGTACAGCCTATACGATATTGTT harbors:
- a CDS encoding NUDIX hydrolase N-terminal domain-containing protein codes for the protein MEKRQEESLVWLDWAKELQFIAQAGLTYSKDPFDLERFQRIREISAEIVSRQTGLSFERVTDLFCGETGFQTPKLDTRAAIFQDGKILLVEERDGTWSLPGGWVDVNQTVKTNTEKEVLEEAGLEVEAVRLLALQDRNLHNRPPYAYNVYKAFVLCEIKGGSFRPNIETQGSAYFALDELPPLSEDKVTREQIVLCFEAVQADDWVVPFD
- a CDS encoding FadR/GntR family transcriptional regulator, with translation MDINTTIQKKSLAEEVSSLIREQINDGKLTKGEKLPTEPELMKLFGVGRSTVREAIKMLVNMGYLSVQQGRGTFVESVTETNEPFHQRLKRADIQELREVRDIIEAPIARLAAQRRTKIDLENMKRYIQERGEAAKSGDVGRCIAADINFHSSIARATHNEILSELYHSMTVHLTSGYDYIYEDTTYLMKSQPLHERLLHHIETGNIESAMRAAKLLWKDVNIEKESDEEHFN